Proteins encoded in a region of the Acidobacteriota bacterium genome:
- a CDS encoding M1 family metallopeptidase translates to MINRRLTFSVFLLLVAFSLSGFAQRDLGARPTETGGPLLAEQAVFDVLTYDVSLRIDPKNKWITGTSVMTAKMVKPATEIILHLDDAMKIDRIFGESSERDRQGGLRYEHKDGKIRITFPAAKRAGEAFETIITYSGRPRVAPNPPWVGGFMWEKTPSGADWVSVALQNDGADLYFPIKDHPSDKADQVAMRITVPDPLVVAGPGKLKETVKNDDGTTTYYWLMTNPIPNYSIVFNAAPYRVIKDSMPSVAGGTIPIEFYILPESYDKGAKLIAETKKYVEFYEKYLGPYPFRSQKLGTAETPHLGMEHSTMLAYGNKFQTNEHGFDWLQLHELGHEWWANLVTARDWKDFWIHEGFQSFMDSLYLEHIGKKDAYFASMKGRARRTRNIQPVAPREAKFAYEVYLAGPDYIQSDGDIYGKGAVVLHTLRYLIGDDAFFRSLRKMAYPTPAMERMTDGRQTRLVDTDDFLKIAEKESGMKLDWFFEVYLRQPKLPRLVGDISGGPLRETLSLSWETPNNLPFSMPVEVEINGKIQRVEMKNGRGSVRVGGAKYNLDPKGWILKAE, encoded by the coding sequence ATGATAAATCGCCGCCTGACCTTCTCGGTCTTTCTTCTTTTAGTTGCGTTTTCGCTTTCGGGTTTTGCCCAGCGTGATCTTGGCGCTCGGCCGACAGAGACGGGCGGGCCGCTGCTCGCCGAGCAGGCCGTCTTTGACGTCCTGACCTACGATGTCTCATTGCGGATCGACCCCAAGAACAAGTGGATCACCGGCACATCGGTTATGACCGCAAAGATGGTCAAGCCTGCGACCGAGATCATTCTGCATCTTGACGACGCGATGAAGATCGACCGTATCTTTGGCGAGTCCAGTGAGCGCGACCGCCAGGGCGGGCTGCGTTATGAGCACAAGGACGGCAAGATACGCATCACTTTTCCGGCGGCAAAGCGTGCCGGCGAGGCATTTGAGACCATCATCACCTATTCCGGCCGCCCGAGGGTCGCTCCAAATCCGCCATGGGTCGGCGGCTTTATGTGGGAGAAAACGCCGAGCGGTGCCGACTGGGTCTCGGTCGCATTGCAGAACGACGGAGCCGATCTCTATTTTCCGATAAAAGATCATCCATCTGACAAGGCCGACCAGGTCGCGATGCGGATCACCGTTCCCGACCCGCTCGTCGTCGCCGGCCCCGGAAAGCTGAAGGAAACGGTGAAGAACGACGATGGCACCACGACCTACTACTGGCTAATGACGAACCCGATCCCGAACTACTCGATCGTCTTCAACGCCGCTCCGTATCGCGTTATCAAAGACTCGATGCCAAGCGTTGCCGGCGGCACCATCCCGATCGAGTTTTACATTTTGCCCGAGAGCTACGACAAGGGTGCAAAGCTCATCGCGGAGACGAAAAAGTACGTCGAGTTTTACGAGAAGTATCTCGGGCCGTATCCTTTCCGCTCGCAGAAGCTTGGCACGGCCGAAACGCCGCACCTCGGCATGGAGCATTCGACGATGCTCGCCTACGGCAACAAGTTTCAAACCAACGAGCACGGTTTCGATTGGCTTCAGCTCCACGAGCTCGGCCACGAATGGTGGGCAAATCTCGTCACAGCCCGCGACTGGAAAGACTTTTGGATACACGAAGGGTTTCAGTCCTTTATGGACTCGCTCTACCTCGAGCACATCGGCAAAAAGGACGCCTATTTTGCATCGATGAAAGGCCGGGCACGACGGACGCGGAATATTCAGCCGGTCGCACCCCGCGAAGCGAAGTTTGCCTATGAGGTTTATCTCGCCGGACCGGATTATATTCAGAGCGACGGCGACATTTATGGTAAGGGAGCCGTCGTCCTCCACACGCTTCGTTACCTGATCGGCGACGACGCCTTCTTCCGCTCGCTTCGCAAGATGGCATACCCGACGCCCGCGATGGAGCGGATGACCGATGGCCGGCAAACTCGGCTTGTCGATACTGACGATTTTCTGAAGATCGCGGAAAAGGAATCCGGGATGAAGCTCGACTGGTTCTTTGAGGTCTATCTCCGCCAGCCGAAACTGCCGAGACTGGTTGGCGATATCTCCGGCGGCCCGCTACGAGAAACACTTTCGCTCAGCTGGGAAACCCCTAATAACCTGCCGTTTTCAATGCCTGTTGAGGTCGAGATCAACGGCAAGATCCAGCGTGTCGAGATGAAGAATGGCCGTGGTTCTGTTCGGGTTGGCGGTGCAAAATACAACCTGGATCCGAAAGGCTGGATCTTAAAAGCCGAATGA
- a CDS encoding SRPBCC family protein, giving the protein MRFEKETVIKAMPERVFSFHELPDAFERLVPPWEDAKIVQKADISEIGSRAILEQKIFGLIPSRWVAEHTAYDPPRMFEDVQISGPFAKWRHRHIIEPHEDGAVLRDEIEFEPPMSIIGDLAAPLFILPRIKKMFDYRHRVTKEWCESETGQEIP; this is encoded by the coding sequence ATGCGATTTGAAAAAGAGACCGTTATAAAAGCGATGCCGGAGCGGGTCTTTTCGTTTCATGAACTGCCCGATGCCTTTGAGCGGCTGGTGCCGCCGTGGGAAGACGCGAAGATCGTTCAGAAGGCGGATATCTCAGAGATCGGTTCGCGGGCGATACTTGAGCAAAAGATCTTTGGGCTCATCCCGTCGCGTTGGGTGGCCGAGCATACGGCTTACGACCCGCCGAGAATGTTCGAGGACGTGCAGATCTCGGGGCCATTCGCCAAATGGCGGCATCGGCACATCATCGAGCCGCACGAGGACGGTGCCGTGCTTCGCGACGAGATAGAGTTTGAGCCGCCGATGAGCATAATCGGCGATCTCGCGGCCCCGCTTTTCATCCTGCCGCGGATCAAGAAGATGTTCGACTATCGCCACCGCGTCACGAAAGAATGGTGCGAGAGCGAGACCGGCCAGGAAATACCCTGA
- a CDS encoding amino acid decarboxylase translates to MSESKHNLLGDMPADEFLAAGGRVIDFINDYFDQLEQLPVLARTEPGRLADELPTEAPEAGESFEAIIADVEKLILPAVTNWNHPNFHGLFSTSSSGPGILGEALSAAFDMKSMLWRTAPASTELEDVTLGWLRQMLGLPAEFEGIIYDTASVSTMHAIAAARERAGLNIRELGMSGRPDLPLLCVYASEHVHSSIDKACIALGLGTRSLRRIGCNERFEMRADELRRAIEEDIAAGHRPICVIPTIGTTSSTSVDPVGEIADIAEEFGLWMHVDAAYAGPAAVLEEKRHFFAGWERADSIVLNPHKWLFTPFDLSAFYCRDMASLKAAFSLVPEYLRTSEQTTVKNGMDYGIQLGRRFRSLKLWFVLRYFGHRGIEARIREHCRLAELFASWIEESGDFELLAPVTFALVCFRACPPGVEDLDAFNERLMNDINASGEAYISHTKLDGKIALRVSIGSIRVEERHIEKVWRLLNKGIGSGKLAEDND, encoded by the coding sequence ATGAGCGAGAGCAAGCACAACTTACTCGGCGATATGCCGGCGGATGAATTTCTTGCGGCGGGCGGACGCGTCATTGACTTTATCAACGACTATTTCGACCAGCTCGAACAGCTCCCGGTGCTTGCCCGTACCGAGCCCGGCCGCTTGGCAGACGAGCTTCCTACAGAAGCACCCGAGGCGGGCGAGAGCTTTGAGGCGATCATCGCAGATGTCGAGAAGCTGATACTTCCGGCGGTCACGAATTGGAACCACCCGAACTTCCACGGCCTTTTTTCAACATCGTCCTCGGGCCCGGGCATTCTCGGCGAAGCGCTTTCGGCAGCGTTTGATATGAAGTCGATGCTCTGGCGGACGGCTCCGGCCTCGACGGAACTTGAGGACGTAACGCTTGGCTGGCTTCGGCAAATGCTCGGGCTGCCCGCGGAATTTGAGGGCATCATTTACGACACGGCTTCGGTCTCAACAATGCACGCGATCGCCGCCGCACGCGAGCGGGCCGGGCTCAACATCCGCGAGCTCGGGATGAGCGGCCGGCCGGACCTGCCGCTACTGTGCGTTTACGCGAGCGAGCATGTCCATTCCTCAATAGATAAGGCATGCATCGCACTCGGGCTCGGGACGCGAAGCCTGAGACGGATCGGGTGCAATGAGCGGTTCGAGATGCGGGCAGATGAACTTCGGCGAGCGATCGAGGAAGACATCGCCGCGGGCCATCGGCCGATCTGCGTGATACCGACGATCGGGACGACTTCATCCACGAGCGTCGATCCGGTCGGTGAGATCGCCGACATCGCAGAGGAGTTTGGGCTTTGGATGCACGTAGATGCGGCCTATGCCGGGCCGGCGGCGGTGCTCGAAGAGAAGCGGCATTTCTTTGCGGGCTGGGAGCGTGCCGATTCGATCGTGCTGAACCCGCACAAATGGCTCTTTACGCCCTTTGACCTCTCGGCGTTCTATTGCCGCGATATGGCATCGCTCAAGGCCGCGTTTTCGCTCGTGCCCGAATATCTCCGGACCAGCGAGCAGACGACGGTGAAGAACGGGATGGACTACGGCATCCAGCTTGGCCGCCGGTTCCGCTCGCTGAAACTCTGGTTCGTGCTGCGGTACTTCGGCCACCGGGGCATCGAGGCCCGCATTCGCGAGCACTGCCGGCTTGCCGAGCTTTTTGCTTCGTGGATAGAGGAAAGCGGCGACTTCGAGCTTCTCGCACCGGTCACTTTTGCACTTGTGTGTTTCAGGGCTTGCCCGCCGGGCGTTGAGGACCTCGACGCCTTCAACGAACGGCTGATGAACGACATCAACGCATCGGGCGAAGCTTATATCTCGCACACAAAGCTCGATGGAAAGATCGCACTTCGCGTCTCGATCGGCAGCATTCGCGTCGAAGAACGGCACATCGAAAAGGTCTGGCGTTTGCTTAATAAAGGTATAGGATCCGGAAAACTGGCCGAGGACAACGATTGA
- a CDS encoding alanine:cation symporter family protein, which translates to MVHKVSKLALYLFAVVVFPIIGFAQEAEPRRCWDVPPPANQQALGIDERIDQAFRPVANCWEATVFYEAPLPTPFNLPIVLYLLIGGALFFTLTFGFVNIRRFPLALNVVRGKYDDIEMAGDAEHKEPHIEKSEILTVDGDIPETIKDEGHHGEVNHFQALATAVSGTVGLGNIAGVAIAVGIGGPGATFWMIIAGLLGMSSKFVECTLGVKYRDIDKDGTVHGGPMYYLSRGLSEKGLGGLGKVLAIIFAIFCVGGSFGGGNAFQANQATTQLTTILGLEGGATRTVIGIIMAILVAVVIIGGIKRIAKVTDKLVPLMAIIYILASLVIILAHFSEIPAAIGVIISGAFTPEAGVGGIAGVIIQGFRRAAFSNEAGAGSAAIAHSAVRTKYPASEGLVALLEPFIDTVVICTMTAIVIVLFNMDGYFQYGGTSVMIGGQAVDGVDLTARAYNDVLPGFNAVLTVAIVLFAFSTMISWSYYGLQSWKYLFGRSAAADLSFKVLFCIFVVIGAAASLGSVLAFSDAMILAMVFPNMIGLLLLFPRVREELNRYLKAIGKSS; encoded by the coding sequence ATGGTTCACAAAGTCTCGAAACTTGCACTCTACCTTTTTGCAGTTGTTGTTTTTCCTATCATTGGCTTTGCCCAAGAGGCAGAACCCAGGCGTTGCTGGGATGTTCCACCGCCCGCAAACCAACAAGCCCTGGGCATTGATGAACGGATCGATCAGGCGTTTCGTCCCGTAGCCAATTGTTGGGAAGCAACCGTTTTTTACGAGGCTCCGTTACCTACTCCCTTTAATCTTCCGATCGTTCTATACCTCTTGATCGGCGGCGCTTTGTTTTTCACCTTAACGTTCGGCTTTGTGAACATTCGCAGATTCCCGCTGGCTCTCAATGTCGTCCGCGGTAAATACGACGACATCGAGATGGCCGGCGATGCTGAACACAAGGAACCGCACATCGAGAAATCAGAGATCCTAACCGTCGATGGCGACATTCCGGAGACCATCAAGGACGAAGGCCACCACGGCGAGGTAAATCACTTCCAGGCCCTTGCCACGGCCGTCTCGGGTACCGTTGGCCTCGGCAACATCGCCGGAGTCGCGATCGCCGTCGGCATCGGCGGCCCGGGAGCAACCTTCTGGATGATCATCGCCGGTCTTTTGGGAATGTCCTCGAAATTCGTCGAGTGTACGCTCGGCGTAAAATATCGCGACATCGACAAGGACGGCACCGTCCACGGCGGCCCGATGTATTACCTCTCTCGCGGGCTTTCGGAGAAGGGCCTTGGCGGGCTCGGCAAGGTGCTTGCCATTATCTTTGCGATCTTCTGCGTCGGTGGATCGTTCGGCGGCGGAAACGCATTCCAGGCAAATCAAGCGACAACCCAGCTGACAACTATTCTCGGCCTTGAGGGCGGTGCGACCCGGACCGTGATCGGCATTATCATGGCCATTCTTGTCGCGGTCGTCATCATCGGCGGCATCAAACGCATCGCCAAGGTGACCGACAAGCTTGTCCCGCTGATGGCGATAATCTATATCCTCGCCTCGCTGGTCATTATACTCGCCCATTTCTCTGAGATACCGGCAGCGATCGGCGTGATCATCTCGGGCGCGTTCACGCCCGAAGCAGGCGTCGGAGGTATTGCAGGCGTTATCATTCAGGGCTTCCGGCGTGCAGCGTTCTCGAACGAGGCAGGAGCCGGCTCGGCCGCTATCGCTCACTCGGCCGTTCGGACAAAATACCCGGCCAGCGAAGGCCTCGTCGCACTTCTCGAGCCCTTCATCGACACGGTCGTTATCTGTACAATGACCGCGATCGTCATCGTTCTCTTTAATATGGACGGCTATTTCCAGTACGGCGGAACCAGCGTAATGATCGGCGGACAGGCCGTTGACGGCGTTGACCTTACAGCCCGGGCCTACAATGACGTACTGCCCGGCTTTAACGCCGTGCTGACGGTAGCGATCGTCCTCTTCGCGTTCTCGACGATGATCTCCTGGTCGTACTATGGCCTTCAATCGTGGAAATACCTGTTCGGGCGTTCGGCCGCTGCCGACCTTTCGTTCAAGGTGCTCTTCTGCATCTTTGTGGTCATCGGTGCGGCAGCCTCGCTTGGCTCGGTCCTCGCGTTCTCCGACGCGATGATCCTGGCGATGGTCTTCCCGAACATGATCGGGCTTCTGCTCCTCTTCCCGCGTGTGCGTGAAGAACTGAACCGATACCTGAAGGCGATCGGAAAGTCGTCGTAG
- a CDS encoding DASS family sodium-coupled anion symporter — MSDEPTANTRRTLWRWLVTIASGLVVYAFPPPEGIAPEAWTLFAVFIATIVGSIVQPLTGSAMVLLGVIATVLFGALKPTDALKGYAEPVVWLVLSAFFLSVGMIKTGLGRRIALLFIRLMGRRTVGLSYALIGTDFVLASMIPSNAARNGGVILPIARSICETYDSRPEDGTAGRLGTYLMSLLYQADVIICATFITGQASNIIIADLVQKNAGIQIGYLGWFAAAIVPAILSLIAVPYLVSRMSPPEIKETPEAERFAREELDKLGKVKRGEWLMLAVLVGVVVMWTTKDHLHSIDTAIVAMAGICGLLIAKVIDWKDLMGEHNAWSVFIWYGGLVNMAAQLSNTGLTKVFAESMGGYTSGMTWVAALALLALVYFYTHYLFASITAHVLAMFVPFVAVTLTVGAPAGLAVLLLAYFSNLNAGLTHYGTTPAPIYFGTGYVSLQTWWKIGFVASVVNIIIWGTVGVAWWKLLGWW, encoded by the coding sequence ATGTCGGACGAACCCACAGCAAATACTCGAAGGACACTTTGGCGGTGGTTGGTAACTATCGCTTCCGGCCTCGTGGTCTATGCCTTTCCGCCGCCGGAGGGAATTGCGCCCGAGGCCTGGACGCTTTTCGCCGTCTTTATCGCGACCATCGTCGGCTCGATAGTTCAGCCGCTGACAGGAAGCGCAATGGTCCTGCTCGGCGTGATCGCGACCGTTCTATTTGGTGCCCTGAAGCCCACCGATGCGTTAAAGGGTTATGCCGAGCCGGTCGTCTGGCTTGTGCTTTCGGCCTTTTTTCTCTCGGTCGGGATGATAAAAACCGGGCTCGGCCGCCGCATCGCACTTCTTTTCATCAGGCTCATGGGCCGCCGCACCGTCGGACTCAGCTACGCACTGATCGGCACCGACTTCGTCCTCGCCTCGATGATCCCTTCAAACGCCGCCCGCAATGGCGGTGTGATCTTGCCGATCGCCCGAAGCATTTGCGAGACGTACGATTCAAGGCCCGAGGATGGCACTGCCGGCCGGCTCGGCACATACCTGATGTCGCTGCTCTATCAGGCGGACGTCATCATCTGCGCGACCTTCATCACCGGCCAGGCCTCGAACATCATCATCGCCGACCTGGTCCAGAAGAATGCCGGTATTCAGATCGGCTATCTCGGATGGTTCGCCGCCGCGATCGTGCCGGCCATTCTCTCGCTCATTGCGGTGCCTTATCTGGTCTCTCGGATGTCGCCGCCGGAGATCAAGGAAACCCCTGAGGCGGAGCGTTTCGCCCGAGAAGAGCTGGACAAGCTCGGCAAGGTCAAACGCGGCGAATGGCTGATGCTTGCCGTCCTCGTCGGCGTGGTCGTGATGTGGACGACAAAGGACCATCTTCACAGCATTGACACCGCTATTGTGGCGATGGCCGGCATCTGCGGCCTGCTTATCGCGAAGGTCATCGATTGGAAGGACCTAATGGGCGAGCACAACGCCTGGTCCGTCTTTATCTGGTACGGCGGGTTGGTTAACATGGCCGCACAACTCAGCAACACCGGCCTGACGAAGGTCTTTGCCGAGTCAATGGGCGGCTACACTTCCGGAATGACCTGGGTCGCGGCCCTTGCATTGCTCGCCCTTGTTTATTTCTATACGCACTATCTTTTTGCTTCGATAACGGCCCACGTCCTCGCGATGTTCGTCCCGTTCGTCGCGGTTACGCTCACCGTTGGTGCCCCTGCCGGGCTTGCCGTGTTGCTGCTCGCCTATTTCTCGAACCTCAACGCCGGTCTAACGCATTACGGAACGACACCCGCACCGATCTACTTCGGCACCGGGTATGTCTCGCTGCAAACCTGGTGGAAGATCGGCTTCGTCGCTTCGGTGGTCAACATCATTATCTGGGGAACGGTCGGAGTCGCCTGGTGGAAGCTTCTCGGCTGGTGGTAG